The sequence below is a genomic window from Natronorubrum halophilum.
ACGGCTACGCGAACGTCCGGCACAACATCGAGTACGAGTCGACGGCCGAACGCGACGCGATGATCGACGCCGCGGCGAACCACGCCAAGGCGTCCGACGCCGAACTCAACACGCGCGACGGCTACCGACTGGATCACGGCGACGCGTGGGTGCTCGCCCGTCCCTCCGGCACCGAGCCGCTCGTCCGCGTCTACGCCGAGGCCCGCGACGAGGATCGGGCGCGCGAACTGGCCGACGAGATGTACGAGACGCTGGCCGACGCGAAAGCCGAGGCCTGAGTCGGTCGAGTCGTCCCGTCGCCGCCACTCGGTGTTGGTCGAGCCGAGACGGTGTTTCGAGGCATCAGTTGGTCGAGATCAGTCGTATCGTAGCGAGCAGTAGCCGGTGTGCGGCCACTAGCACGGTCACCGCGGCGACGATCAACACACCCTCGAGCAGCGTCGGCAACAGTCCGAGCGAGACGATCAGCGTCGTTGCACAGGCGGGCGGGTGGCGGGTGTCGGTCGCGAGCATCCCGCCGGCGGTCACCGTCGTCGCGAGGATCCCGCTCGCGGCGAGTCGAAGTCCCTCGAGCGATCCGGGATCGGTCGCGGCCGTCATGGACACACCGGTCGCGAGCAGGTGATACGCCAGTAGTCCGGCGACGACGCCGATCGCGTGACCGCCGATCACCCGCCTCGGAGACGTCGCGTCGCCGTCCTGAAACAGCGCCAGCACGAACGCGGAGGGTCCGAGGCTCGGAAACAACATCGGAAGGCCGGACAGCCAGAACAACGCTGCAGTCGTCGACAAGAGGAGGGCAGTGTGCAGCGTCGTTCCCACCCGGTCGTCCATACCGGTCACTTCGTGATTCGCACGAAAAACACCCCTGATTCGACAATCGTCAGCCGATCGAGTGGAAACGCCGGTGAGACCGGTCGAACGGTCGGTTTACGAGCGTGCGATCAGGGGACGATCGTCACGGGGAGGGGTGACCGCCGCGTGACCGCCTCCGCGACGCTGCCGAGGAGCATCCGGGAGACCCCCGATCGCCCCTCGCTCCCCATCACGATCTGGTCGACGTTCGCCTCGTCGGCGTACTCGAGGATGGCGTCCGCCGAGGTCCCCTCGATAACGGTCGTCTCGACGGGTCTGTCGTAGCGCTTGGCGATCGATCGCACGTCCGCGAAGAACTCGGGTTCGTCGCCCTCGTCACCGACCGCCGCCGGCGGCCGACCGCCGTACCCCGCCTCGAGGTCGTCGACCGCGTGAACCACCGTTACCTCGTCGTTCGGAAAGACCTCGAGGGCGTGCTCGAGGGCCGCCCGAGCGGTCTCGGAGTCGTCCATCGGAACGAGTAGCTGTCTGGGCATAGTCGTCGTAGGACGGGACGCCCCTTCAGTAACGGGGCAGTCACACGGAACGGTCGAAGCGGTCAGATCGGATCCTCGACCTCGAGTGCGTCCTCGAGTCGGTCCCGCTCGGTTCGTCGCGCCTCGAGTTCGGCCGCAACCTGTCCGTCGGCCAGGCGGTCGCGTTCCGCGGGCGTGAGCTGATCGACCGCCCGGGCCGCCGTCTGCAGGCGGTCGTACTCGAATTCAGGGTCGGTCGTCAGCCGGCGAATCGACCGGAGTCGGGCGACGGTATCCTCATCGGCGACGCGAGACACGAACGGACGGACCTCGCGTGCCTTTCGCTGGAGGACGCCCGCGTCACCCGGCGGCCATTCGATGGTCAACGGCTCGGCGTCGATCCCGTCCAGAAACGTCTGCTGGGTCGCGACCTTCCGTTTGAGTTCGTCCGCGCTCTCGACGTAGTGCGAGAGCTTCGACCGGGAGTAGTTCGCGTACTCGAGCAGTTCCGGGATCGTATACTCGCCGGCCGGGTCCTCCCGAACGTAGCCGGCCAGATCCGCCGGCGGCTGTTCGTAGGGAACGAAGGGGTACCAGCGACTGCGGTCGAGCAAGGCGAACACCTCGCGCGCCGCGGTCTCGAGGCGGAATTCCTCGAAGGCGGTCTCGATCGCGTCGTTGTACGCGTCGATGGGTTCCCGGAGCGTCTCGACCGGTGCATCGAGGTCGGCGGTCGCGAGTTCGAGGAGTCGCTCTCGGTCCTCGATTTCGTCGTCGAGTCGTCGGCGTCGCTTGGCCGCGGCCGTTCGCGCGTCGTCGAGCGCCTCGCGAGCGGCTTCGCGTTCGTCGAGCAGGCTGGCGTACTGGGCCGCCGGCTCCAGAGCGTCGTGGGCGCGTTCGAAGTCCGATTCGCTGAGTCGACGTTTGTCGATCCGCTCGAGGGCCTCCTCGAACGCCTCGCGCCCCTTCAGATCGTCGGGCAGGCTCGTGACCAGCGAGTCGAACTTTCCCTCGAGTTCGACGTAGGCCTTGAAGTTCTCCCGGCCGGTGCCCGTCGCTCGATCGACGTAGTCGTCGAGCATCCCCGTCGCATCCCGGTAGGCCTCGGCGGCGTTGGCGACCGCCTCGCCGCCGTGGTCCTCGATTCGCTCCTCGGCCCGTTCGAAGCGCTCGCGGGCCGCCTCGAGGCCCTCGAGTGGAGTCCGTTCAGCTGCGTCAGATCCCGCGTCGGAGTGATGGACGCGTTCGCTCATCGGTGGTCAGTCGTCGTAGACTGCGTCGGGATCGAACACTCGTTCGCCGACGTTCTCCCCCTCGATCGTCCGGTAGAAACACGACCGGCGGCCGGTGTGACACGCGCCGCCTTCCTGGTCGACCAGATAGAGCAGCGTATCGGCGTCACAGTCGACGCGTACCTCCGCGACGTCCTGGGTGTGGCCGCTCGTCTTCCCCTTTTGCCACAACTCGTCTCGGCTCCGGGAATAGTAGTGAGCCAGGCCGGTCTCGCGCGTCCGGTCGAGGGCCTCGGGCGAAACGTAGGCGAGCATGAGTACCTCTCCCGTCTCGACGTCCTGTGCAACGGCAGGGACAAGTCCATCCTCGTCGAAGTCGATCGCAATGCCGTCGTCCATGTGTCGACGGTTGTCCGGTAAGGCGATAGGTCTTTTGCCACGGTCTCAACCGCTGGGAATCGAGAGCCCGGCGGGACCTGACAGCTACGCGGTGTGACGATCAGTTCGGGCGCTGTTGCGCCGCTTCGTCGTCGGGATCCTCGGAGGGAATCGCGAGCACCATCAACACGAGCGCGATACAGACGATCGAACCGCCGAGTGCGAACGCCCCAATCGCGGTCGGGACGCTGATAAACCCCGCCAGAACGGAGAGTCCGATCGACAACAGGACAAGTCCGACGATCGAGGAAACGGCGAGCCCGACGCCCTTGCGGAGCATCCAGCGCGTCTCCTCGGCGTCTTCGATGGAACTCGAGGTCGGTTGTGATTCGGGTGGATGGCTTGCGGAAGACATAGCTCGTAACTCGCCTAGAGAAACGGTCCCACGTACCATATCCTTGTGTGCTGGCGAATCGGACTGTCAGGGGCGAGCGGGAGAACCGCAGTCTCGAGTTTCACGCCCGCTACGGGTGCTCTCCGTCCGGATCGGTGTGGGAACGGAGCCGACGGCAGACCGCGGCTGAGACCGACTCGAGTCGTGCTTGCAAACGTCTGCGAGTCGAGTATTTAGCTCGGCGGCTGAGTACCAGTGATGAGTACGCAGACCACGACCGACCGGCCAGTCACTTGCCGAGTGTGTGGCGCGGAGAACGATCACTTCTACACCTACTGTCGTAACTGCCTCCAGACGCTCCCCGCACGGCCCGACCGGAATCGCTGAGCCCGCTCAGACGCGTCCCCGCCGCGATTCGAAGCGACGAGCGACGGGTTCGATCCGTCCCGCGGTCGCCGAGACCGATCAGTCGTAGGGATCCGTAGCGTCGTCGAGCGGCAACTCGATATCCGCTTCGGCGACCGCTGTGACGCGGGTCGTCACCCGCAGCGGCTCGCTACAGGTCGGACACGGAACCACCAGATCGATCCCCAGCGAGTCGTCGGCCGGATAGATCTCGAGAACGGTCAGATCAGCGGCCGAGAGGTACTCAGCGTCCAGTTCGTGCTCGTGCGTCTCCGCCTCATTGGCCGTCATACCGCTCCTACGCCGGAGCGACGGGAGAGTGTTTTGCCGACTGTTCGTGCAATTCGTGCAGAGAGACAGGAGTGTACCGGCCGGGACCGAGTACCCGAGCGACGGCGAAACGCGAACCGGATACAGGTGATCACTGCGCTCGAGTCGGGAGCACTACGTCGAACCGATCAGGGCTGGCCGTTCAGCGTGATGTAGTTGACGCCGATGATCCGATCGTCACTCTCGAGTTCCTCCTTCGCGGCGTCGGGAACCTGGTTGTCGACGTTGTAGACCGTCAGCGCCTCGCCGCCGATGGTCTCGCGGGCGTTGAACATGCCGGCGATGTTGACGCCGTGTTTCCCCATCACGGAGCCGATGAGCCCGATAACGCCGGGTTCGTCGGTGTTGCGCGTGACGACCATCTTGCCATGGGGGATGGCGTCCACGCGGTAGCCGTCGACGCGAACGATTCGCGGGTCGTCACCCGCAAAGAGGGTCCCGTCGACGGACACTTCGTCGTCGTCGTTGCTGACGGTGACCGAGATCAGGCTCTGGAAGTCCTCGGCCTGCCGGGTCTTGGACTCGGTGACGTCGACGCCGCGGTCCTCGGCGATCTGGGGCGCGTTGACGGCGTTGACCTGCCACTCGAGCGGCTGGAAGACGCCCTTGAGCGCGCTCGCGGTGACGAATTCGACATCTTCGTCGACGATCTCGCCCTTGTAGGTGACTTCGATGGTCTCGATGCGGCCGTCGAGCAGCTGTGCGGCGACCTTGCCGGCGGTCTCGGCGATCTCGATGTACGGCTCGACGCGGGGGAAGGCGCTCTCGTCGATCGACGGCGCGTTGAGCGCGTTCGCGACGGGTTCGCCCGCAATTGCGGCGTTGACCTGCTCGGCCGTCGAGATGGCGACGTTCTCCTGGGCGGCCTCCGTCGAAGCGCCGAGGTGGGGCGTGACGATAACGTCGTCGTGCTCGAGCAGCGGCGAGTCCTCGGAAAGGGGCTCCTCGGCGAAGACGTCCAGCGCTGCGCCGGCGACGACTCCGTCGTCGATCTTGGCGGCGAGCGCGTCCTCGTCGATGATGCCGCCGCGGCCGACGTTGACCACGTAGCCGTCACCGAGCAAGTCGAGTTCGTCCGCGCCGATCATCCCCTCCGTCTCGGGGGTCAGCGGCGTGTGGATGGTCAGGAAGTCGGCGGCCTCGAGACACTCCTCGAACTCGACGAGCTTCGCGCCGAGACGGTCGGCGCGTTCCTCGGAGATGTAGGGATCGAAAGCGACGAGGTCCATGCCGAGCGAATCGAGCTTCTTGGCGACCTCCTGGCCGACGCGGCCGAGGCCGACGATGCCGAGCGTCTTGTCGTCGAGTTCGGTTCCGAGATACTCGCTTTTCGCCCACTCGCCGTTTTTCAGGCGAATGTGAGCCTGCGGGATCGAGCGCGCGGCCGCGAAGGTCATCGCGACGGTGTGTTCGGACGCCGCGCGAACGTTCCCTTCGGGAGCGTTGGCGACGATGACACCGTTGTCCGTCGCGGCGTCGATGTCGATATTGTCGACGCCGATGCCCGCCCGACCGACGATGACGAGTTCGTCGGCCGCCTCGAGCACCTCGTCCGTGACTTCCGTCCCGGAGCGAACGATGAGCCCGTTCGCGTCCGATACCGCCTCGAGGAGGTCCGCTCCCTCGAGGTCGTAGCCTGTCTCGACGTCGTGGCCGGCGTCTCTGAGTACGTCCAGACCCGCGTCCGCGATGGGGTCCGTGACCAGTACTTTCATGCGCGAGACAATCGCGTGGAGCAGGTAAACCCTTCCGTTGTTGACAGCGGTGGCAAAAACTACCTCGTCGGCGGCCAGACGCCGTTTTTCGGAAACCACTCGGGGCGATTCGGACCGTTCAGAGCGTGATTAACACGGCACCGACGACGACCAGTGTCGCGCCCGCGACGATGCCTTTCGTCACCCGTTCGAGGTCGCGCAGCAAAACGGCGGCGAACAGCAGCGTAAACAGCGGTGCGGTCGCGACCAGCGGGTCGACGACGGCGATTCGCCCTTCCTCGAGTCCGAGCGCGGCCATCAGCGAGAGCATCGCGGCGGTCGTAAGGAGGCCACTGCCGGCGAAATACCGGTAGGACGCCCGAGGCCGCTCGAGGACGTCCCGTCCGCTCACGGCGACCACGTAGGCGAGGAGCGCGATCAGCCCGGCCGTTTCGTTGAGCGCGACGGCCTCGAGCGCCGAAATCGGCGTCTCGAGCATGCCGTACCGCCGAGAGACGTTCGCAACGGCGAACGTCACGGCGGCGGCGATCGGCCACAGCAGATCGCGGGGCTGCCAGCCGGTGAGATCGCCACCTTTCGAGGCAGTCAATGCGGCGAGACCCGCGACGAGGATGACGATACCGACACCCGTCACCGGACCCAGCGGTTCGCCGAGGAAGACGAGCGCGATCATCGTCGCGAACAGCGGCCGCGTGCTGAGAATCGTGCTGTTGAGGCTTGCTCCCACTTTGTCGACGCCGACGAAAATCGTGACTCGACCGAGGGCGGTGCCGACGACGCCGGCGAAGGCGAAGACGGCGAGCACTTCGAGAGTCAACCCAGAAAAGGCCGAGCGACCGTAGACCGCGGCGATGACGAGCCAGTAGATCGCCGAGTCGACGATGACGACGACCAGCGACGCCTGTACGGAGCCGCCGCCCGCAGCCATGCCGCGCTTGTCGAAGATGGGCGAGAATCCCCAGAGAACCGCCGGGAGGAGGGCGAGGGCGAGAACCTCGAGGGTCGTGCTCGTCATCGCGTCACCCCACCTGGCTCCGATCGCTCATCGACGGATGTGGGACCGGGAACCGGGTCAACGTTGCGGTGGCGGTCCGATTCGCTGGCTCTCACGGCCCGGGACGGCCTCAGTCGGTTTCGTCGACCAGTTCGATCAAACTCACCTCGAGTATTCGCGGGAGGGCGGCGACGGCAGCGCCCAAGAGGACGAACACGAGCGCAGTTCTGGAGACCGCCACGACGGTGTCGAGATCGGTCGCGATCGAGATCGTCTCCGGTCCGTCCCCGGTATCGCCGTCCGTCGAAGGTGTCCAGCTGGTGACCATCGCGAGGCCGACGGCGAGAACGACGTAGCTCGCGACCATCGAGCCGACCGCGAGCGCGCCCTCCCGGACCGTCTCGAGGGAGACGTATCGAACGAAAAGATAGCCGGCGGCGAGCAACACGGCGACCGGAATCAACGCCGAGACGTCGGAGGCCAGCCCCGGGGCGTACGATCTTCCGAACCCGCCTTCGATCGGCTCCCCGTCAAGTTCGATCGCCGCGCCGTGGCTCGCGAGGCTGGTCAGTCCCGCGAGCACCCACCGGCTCGGCCCGTCTTCCAGGCCCGCGAACGCGCCCGTCGCGTCCATCGATGCGGCTAGCTGATAGGTCGCGGCGAAGACGACCGCGAACGCGCTCACGCCCGAGACGATCCCGGCTTTCCACGGCGGGACGGCCACGCGCGGTCGGTTCCTGTCGGGCGACTCGCTCTGGCCGTCCGTTTCGGAACCGTCAGCGTCGCGCTCGGATTCGTCGGCCTCCTGCTCGTCTTCGATCCGGGGTCCTTTATCGTACTCGAACCGTCGATTCGACGACATAATTTCGGCAACGGATCCGGCCTGGGAATACGTTTCGGTCGGCTATAGTAGCCACTGAAAGTCAATACGCACCTAATCGCACGATGGCTGTGCGATCAGTGTGTAAATCGTTTCAGTTGTTACTATAACGTATCGAGCGAACGAGTTCGACGGGACGCGAAACCTGAACTGGTATATTCGGGGCCCCACAATCGGCGAGCGATGACAGTCGTCGCTTTCGACTTCGACGGGACGCTTTCCGACTCCGAGATGACCGTGTTGCTCGGCGACCGCTGCGGCGTCGCCGACGACATGGCCGAGATCACCGACCGATCGATGAACGACGAGATCGACTACGCCGAGAGCCTCCGCAAGCGGGCGGCCCTGCTCGAGGGGCTCCCGGAAGCCGACGTCGCGGCGGCCTTCGGCGAGGTCGAACTCCGCGAGGGGGCGGCGGACCTGATTCGGGAACTGAACGAAGCCGGCGTGACGACCGCGATTCTCACCGGCGGATTCGAACGCGGCGTTGCAGCCGCTCTCGAGCGCGAGGGCGTCTCCGTGGACCATATCGTTTCGAATCGGCTGCCGATGAACACCGATGAAACCGAACTGACCGGCGACGTCGAGGGGCCGCTCATCGAGGGCACCAAGGACGACGCGCTCGAGAACCTCGCCGACGAGGTGGGCGTCGACCTCGCGGACACCGTCGCGGTCGGCGACGGCGCGAACGACCTCCCGATGTTGAACGTCGCCGGTCTCTCGATCGGTTTCGAGCCCAAGCCGGCGGTCGAACCTCACTGCGAGATCGTCGTGACTTCGATGGCCGAGGCCCGCGAGGTGTTCCTCGAGGAAGGCATCCTCGAGGAAGTCTAACATCTGAGTACCACGATCGAGCGTCGTACCCGTTCTTTACAGCGAGTTTCGACTGGACGAATTCCCGGCGGTCGACGGCGCTCGAGCGCTCGATCTCGGGTGCGAATCAGCTCGTTACCGCCGGAGAAACGAGCGGACGTCGAGGCATTCGCCGACGACAACGTCGTCGATCGAGACGGGAACTGGTACACTGCGACCGACGACTAACTCGTTCGATCCGGCTGCCGGATTCTCGAACGCGGTGTGATACCCAACCGGTAATGCGTGCTGAACAGCGCCATCGCGTTCCGATCCGTCGGTGCTGAGAACCGGTCTCGGAGTAGAATCCGATTTTTAACGGCTTTCGTTGCGTTCGCCCTGGGGCGGCCTGACTCGGTACCCGTCCGAAACCGTGACTATCCGTATCAACAGCCGATTTCGATACCGAGAAAGTTATTAACTCAACGTCGAGTAAGTGATTTCATGATGTGGCAAGACCTCGTGTTCATGCTCGGGAGCGGTCTTTCGATCGTCTTCCTGGCACCGACGCTTCGCGATGCCAGTGCGCGCGTTCCGCTCGGAACGAGTCTCCCTTCGATGGGGATCGGATTCGTCTACGCTACGACTTTCTTCACGCTCGGAATGAACTTTTCCGCGATGGGATCACTCGCCGCGGGAACGATGTGGTCGCTGATCGCCCTCATCCGATCGCCGAACGGTATCGGCATCTCGACGCGACTCGCTCGCATGGAAAGCCCCGTGCTGTTCGCTCGAGACCTCACCCGCTGGATCGGGAGCTACCGCGCCTCGTCGCCGGGCGTCAACCAGTACGTGACGTTCGACGGCGGCCGCGAACAGCAGTACCGACAGACCGCAGAAAACACCGCGGACTGACGTACGACGTTCGGTTTCGACGGGAGTTCCACCCGAGCGCTCGAGTTGGACGCTCGTTTCAAGCGATCCCGTTGAAGTCCCATCCTTCAGCCAAGCGGTTCCGGAACGAGACGATCGCTATGAGTGCGTATCGAGCGGCAGTAGGAGGGTGGAGTCACCGCTCCATCGAGAAGGCCTCCTTCGCTCACTCCAGTACACTTCTGGCGACAACGACGACAGCGACACCGGCAACGGTGACGCCGATAATCGTCGGGATGAGTCGTCCAGACCCCCATTCCCAGCCGAGAAACTGTGTTCCGACGATAGCGACGCTGGCGATGAGGAGCCCGAACGCAGTGACCAGCGACGACTGGTTGCTATACTGTGCCATGCTAGGATATTGTTGTGAATGGAACATGATTACTGTTCGCCTCGTGTCAACTAATCCGCCTGAGTGCCTTTTTGCTGCGGGTCTTCGCTCCCTTCGGTCGCTCGAACCGCTTGAAAACCTACGCTAAAAAGGCAGCCCCAACGGGCTTTGCCCGTCTCGGCGGTGAACTGCTCGCTTCGTTCGCAGACGCTTGTCGCGGTGACGGCTCCGCTCGAACTTGTCGCTAAGCATGCCAGATTCACCGCTTCATGTGGTGGCGAAAGGGTCGAATCCCCGGAATTACTCGAGCGTGCGCTGATGGTCTCGAGATCGGTAGTGCGCCGGTCGAACCGCTCGGCGCGACAGAAACGCCGGCGGCGGTCGAGATATCGGGCCAACGGAAGCGCTTGTCCGGCGTTATTTCGAGAACAGGCTCGTGTGGACAGGCGCGAACGATTCCGGTTCGTCGGATTCGGACTCGGTGTCGGTGATCGTCCGCCCCTCGAGCCCCATCTCGAGCAACTCCGAGAGCGGCGGCCCGACCTTCTCGGGTTCGACGAGGAAGGCGTCGTGGCCGTGGTCGGATTCGACGACGTGGTGGGCGACCTCGACGCCGGCCGTCCGGCAGGCGTCGGCCAGCACCTCGGCCTGCTCGACGGTGAAGTGCCAGTCGCCCGTAAAGGAGAGGAGGAGGAGTTCCCCC
It includes:
- a CDS encoding DMT family transporter; this translates as MTSTTLEVLALALLPAVLWGFSPIFDKRGMAAGGGSVQASLVVVIVDSAIYWLVIAAVYGRSAFSGLTLEVLAVFAFAGVVGTALGRVTIFVGVDKVGASLNSTILSTRPLFATMIALVFLGEPLGPVTGVGIVILVAGLAALTASKGGDLTGWQPRDLLWPIAAAVTFAVANVSRRYGMLETPISALEAVALNETAGLIALLAYVVAVSGRDVLERPRASYRYFAGSGLLTTAAMLSLMAALGLEEGRIAVVDPLVATAPLFTLLFAAVLLRDLERVTKGIVAGATLVVVGAVLITL
- a CDS encoding multidrug transporter; the protein is MAQYSNQSSLVTAFGLLIASVAIVGTQFLGWEWGSGRLIPTIIGVTVAGVAVVVVARSVLE
- the serB gene encoding phosphoserine phosphatase SerB, with the protein product MTVVAFDFDGTLSDSEMTVLLGDRCGVADDMAEITDRSMNDEIDYAESLRKRAALLEGLPEADVAAAFGEVELREGAADLIRELNEAGVTTAILTGGFERGVAAALEREGVSVDHIVSNRLPMNTDETELTGDVEGPLIEGTKDDALENLADEVGVDLADTVAVGDGANDLPMLNVAGLSIGFEPKPAVEPHCEIVVTSMAEAREVFLEEGILEEV
- the hisI gene encoding phosphoribosyl-AMP cyclohydrolase, producing MDDGIAIDFDEDGLVPAVAQDVETGEVLMLAYVSPEALDRTRETGLAHYYSRSRDELWQKGKTSGHTQDVAEVRVDCDADTLLYLVDQEGGACHTGRRSCFYRTIEGENVGERVFDPDAVYDD
- a CDS encoding DUF7577 domain-containing protein — encoded protein: MSTQTTTDRPVTCRVCGAENDHFYTYCRNCLQTLPARPDRNR
- a CDS encoding HPP family protein; the encoded protein is MDDRVGTTLHTALLLSTTAALFWLSGLPMLFPSLGPSAFVLALFQDGDATSPRRVIGGHAIGVVAGLLAYHLLATGVSMTAATDPGSLEGLRLAASGILATTVTAGGMLATDTRHPPACATTLIVSLGLLPTLLEGVLIVAAVTVLVAAHRLLLATIRLISTN
- a CDS encoding universal stress protein translates to MPRQLLVPMDDSETARAALEHALEVFPNDEVTVVHAVDDLEAGYGGRPPAAVGDEGDEPEFFADVRSIAKRYDRPVETTVIEGTSADAILEYADEANVDQIVMGSEGRSGVSRMLLGSVAEAVTRRSPLPVTIVP
- the serA gene encoding phosphoglycerate dehydrogenase is translated as MKVLVTDPIADAGLDVLRDAGHDVETGYDLEGADLLEAVSDANGLIVRSGTEVTDEVLEAADELVIVGRAGIGVDNIDIDAATDNGVIVANAPEGNVRAASEHTVAMTFAAARSIPQAHIRLKNGEWAKSEYLGTELDDKTLGIVGLGRVGQEVAKKLDSLGMDLVAFDPYISEERADRLGAKLVEFEECLEAADFLTIHTPLTPETEGMIGADELDLLGDGYVVNVGRGGIIDEDALAAKIDDGVVAGAALDVFAEEPLSEDSPLLEHDDVIVTPHLGASTEAAQENVAISTAEQVNAAIAGEPVANALNAPSIDESAFPRVEPYIEIAETAGKVAAQLLDGRIETIEVTYKGEIVDEDVEFVTASALKGVFQPLEWQVNAVNAPQIAEDRGVDVTESKTRQAEDFQSLISVTVSNDDDEVSVDGTLFAGDDPRIVRVDGYRVDAIPHGKMVVTRNTDEPGVIGLIGSVMGKHGVNIAGMFNARETIGGEALTVYNVDNQVPDAAKEELESDDRIIGVNYITLNGQP
- a CDS encoding DUF7118 family protein, with protein sequence MSERVHHSDAGSDAAERTPLEGLEAARERFERAEERIEDHGGEAVANAAEAYRDATGMLDDYVDRATGTGRENFKAYVELEGKFDSLVTSLPDDLKGREAFEEALERIDKRRLSESDFERAHDALEPAAQYASLLDEREAAREALDDARTAAAKRRRRLDDEIEDRERLLELATADLDAPVETLREPIDAYNDAIETAFEEFRLETAAREVFALLDRSRWYPFVPYEQPPADLAGYVREDPAGEYTIPELLEYANYSRSKLSHYVESADELKRKVATQQTFLDGIDAEPLTIEWPPGDAGVLQRKAREVRPFVSRVADEDTVARLRSIRRLTTDPEFEYDRLQTAARAVDQLTPAERDRLADGQVAAELEARRTERDRLEDALEVEDPI